A portion of the Pseudomonas sp. PSE14 genome contains these proteins:
- a CDS encoding AraC family transcriptional regulator — protein MQPTEQAWQGELWLGADFCLVAGTTGHARPHAHYAHQVLMARAGDVKVLIDEQPWQGPLLIIASNQRHAILDSHQHAVTLFAEPLAFTLDDLESVCRQTGPNLEALAAQLRALPRRELDPRLEKALQRLRALDDGALPAQSLAEEASLSLSQLERLFSGTLGLSVRRLVLWQRLRQALRLAMAGDSLTSAAIAAGFADSAHFSRSVRSQFGIRADLTLRQLKLRLLD, from the coding sequence ATGCAGCCGACTGAACAGGCCTGGCAGGGCGAACTCTGGCTCGGTGCGGACTTCTGCCTCGTCGCCGGCACCACCGGCCACGCGCGGCCCCACGCCCACTATGCGCACCAGGTGCTGATGGCCCGCGCGGGCGATGTGAAGGTGCTGATCGATGAGCAACCCTGGCAGGGGCCTTTACTGATCATCGCCTCGAACCAGCGCCATGCGATTCTCGACAGCCACCAGCACGCCGTCACGCTGTTCGCCGAGCCGCTGGCCTTCACGCTGGACGACCTTGAAAGCGTCTGCCGGCAAACCGGACCGAACCTGGAAGCCCTCGCCGCGCAATTGCGGGCACTGCCCCGGCGCGAGCTCGATCCACGCCTGGAAAAGGCGCTGCAACGGCTCCGCGCGCTGGATGACGGCGCCCTGCCCGCCCAGTCCCTGGCCGAGGAAGCCTCACTCTCGCTGAGCCAGCTGGAGCGGCTGTTCAGCGGCACGCTGGGTCTGTCGGTGCGTCGCCTGGTGCTCTGGCAGCGGCTACGCCAGGCGCTGCGGCTGGCCATGGCCGGCGACAGCCTGACCAGCGCAGCCATCGCGGCGGGCTTCGCCGACTCCGCGCACTTCTCCCGCAGCGTGCGCAGCCAGTTTGGCATTCGCGCCGACCTGACGCTGCGCCAGTTGAAGCTGCGCCTACTCGATTAG
- a CDS encoding sterol desaturase family protein, which produces MRYLYAPAFFFGFIGFALYLVGEGVSLICLPALLPLAILLAFLAERLRPYRAAWNESHGDGGRDLLHALVNETLNALGIAAIPLVALWLPHFGWWPSGWPLALQLLAALLIADLGITLVHYASHRSPLLWRLHAVHHSVARMYGFNGLMKHPLHQALEALGGTLPLLLLGIPVEVAALLAFAIAIQLLLQHSNVDMRIGALRHLFAWAPLHRLHHLKYGTAGDVNFALFFSFWDRLLGTALYLPDYRLAEDDLGIGDRPDYPVGYLAQLAEPFRRVDAAHQAAALPPQLSAELRRALIE; this is translated from the coding sequence ATGCGATACCTCTACGCCCCTGCGTTCTTCTTCGGTTTCATCGGCTTTGCCCTGTACCTGGTTGGCGAAGGCGTGTCACTGATCTGCCTGCCGGCGCTGTTGCCGCTGGCGATCCTGCTGGCGTTCCTGGCGGAGCGGCTCCGGCCCTATCGAGCCGCCTGGAACGAGAGCCACGGGGATGGTGGCCGCGACCTGTTGCATGCGCTGGTCAATGAGACGCTGAACGCCCTGGGGATTGCCGCGATCCCGCTTGTCGCCCTGTGGCTGCCGCACTTCGGGTGGTGGCCCAGCGGCTGGCCGTTGGCGTTGCAGTTGCTGGCGGCGCTGTTGATCGCTGATCTCGGCATCACTCTGGTTCACTACGCCAGCCACCGTTCGCCGCTGCTGTGGCGCCTGCATGCAGTGCACCACAGCGTCGCGCGGATGTACGGCTTCAACGGGCTGATGAAGCACCCTCTGCACCAGGCGCTCGAAGCCTTGGGCGGCACGCTGCCATTGCTGTTGCTGGGGATTCCCGTGGAGGTTGCGGCGCTGCTGGCGTTCGCCATCGCCATCCAGTTGCTGCTGCAGCACAGCAACGTCGACATGCGTATCGGCGCATTGCGACACCTGTTCGCCTGGGCGCCGCTGCATCGTCTGCACCACCTGAAATACGGCACGGCGGGGGATGTGAATTTCGCGCTGTTCTTCAGTTTCTGGGATCGCCTGCTGGGTACCGCGCTGTACCTGCCGGACTACCGGCTGGCGGAGGACGACCTGGGGATCGGTGACCGCCCCGACTATCCGGTGGGGTACCTCGCGCAACTCGCCGAGCCGTTTCGCCGTGTCGATGCAGCACATCAGGCGGCAGCGTTGCCCCCGCAATTGTCGGCAGAGCTGCGTCGCGCGCTAATCGAGTAG
- a CDS encoding MFS transporter, which produces MSSAAELAPLRRADRDSRNSAQVLGLCLPADVLLYLLLPMYAADFGVTLVEAGILLAANRLVRIVGYGWVVRFYGRHGDRTACSLAAFATALCALASATLSGFAVLLVFRLVWGLCFATFNLSTQTLATAEAQGAARRAGRSRATLSIGPMLALPLGAVMAQAFGPRSVFFVLCVAALCGLWRARALPATGHQIPVSSGRRLRLPDSIATWSFIEGVTLDGLFVFGLSLYAQTHLGGTGVLVAGILMAVRYLSEMLFSPFGGRLADRFGALRMLVVLSLATSLALLLFGSYWLFVGAFFVLVLRALQLPLVVTLVAQRNPQARIQALAGNAVWRDIGAGLGPILAGVLLPQVPAFWAYAGAALILALSALGCAWRR; this is translated from the coding sequence ATGTCGTCCGCTGCCGAGCTGGCGCCGCTGCGCCGCGCCGACCGAGATTCGCGCAACTCCGCCCAGGTGCTCGGCCTGTGCCTGCCCGCCGACGTGCTGCTCTACCTGCTGCTGCCGATGTACGCCGCGGACTTCGGCGTGACCCTGGTGGAAGCGGGCATCCTGCTGGCGGCGAATCGACTGGTGCGCATCGTCGGTTATGGCTGGGTGGTGCGCTTCTACGGTCGCCATGGTGACCGCACCGCCTGCAGCCTTGCCGCGTTCGCCACGGCCCTTTGCGCGCTGGCCTCGGCGACGCTCTCCGGTTTTGCCGTGCTGCTGGTGTTCCGCCTGGTCTGGGGCCTGTGTTTCGCCACCTTCAACCTGAGCACCCAGACCCTCGCCACCGCCGAGGCGCAGGGCGCCGCGCGCCGCGCCGGGCGTTCGCGGGCGACCCTGTCCATCGGACCGATGCTGGCCCTGCCGCTGGGCGCGGTGATGGCCCAGGCCTTCGGGCCGCGCAGCGTGTTCTTCGTGTTGTGCGTGGCAGCCCTGTGCGGGCTCTGGCGTGCTCGCGCGCTGCCTGCCACGGGCCACCAGATTCCGGTCAGCAGCGGGCGTCGCCTGCGCCTGCCGGACAGCATCGCCACCTGGTCCTTCATCGAGGGCGTGACGCTGGACGGCCTGTTCGTCTTCGGCCTGTCGCTGTACGCGCAGACGCACCTGGGCGGCACCGGCGTGCTGGTAGCCGGCATCCTGATGGCGGTGCGTTACCTCAGCGAGATGCTCTTCAGCCCCTTCGGCGGGCGCCTGGCCGATCGTTTCGGCGCGCTGCGCATGCTGGTCGTGCTGTCGCTGGCCACCTCGCTGGCACTGTTACTGTTCGGCAGCTACTGGCTGTTCGTCGGCGCCTTCTTCGTGCTGGTGCTGCGCGCGCTGCAATTGCCGCTGGTGGTGACGCTGGTGGCGCAGCGCAACCCTCAGGCGCGCATCCAGGCATTGGCTGGCAACGCCGTGTGGCGCGACATCGGCGCGGGACTCGGGCCAATCCTCGCCGGCGTACTGTTGCCGCAGGTGCCGGCGTTCTGGGCCTACGCGGGCGCGGCGCTGATCCTGGCGCTCAGCGCACTGGGGTGTGCCTGGCGGCGCTGA
- the psrA gene encoding iron-containing alcohol dehydrogenase PsrA: protein MPARFHNPVATVFGGGSLDRIADLCEGKVALVTFPEAAQLGLIERVRGLLGERLAYVIDDVQPNPDVAWLRDVHERFWREAANCTTVFALGGGSAIDTAKALIVGTASGRFDELLDLLAAGKPFVPARHKTLIAAPTTAGTGSEVTPWATIWDAQQQKKYSLHLDCTWPKVALIDPDLMLSVPAGVTVSTGLDALSHALESIWNNNANPISDTFAVSAIEDILDCLPRLQQDLGSRELRSRMALAALKAGMAFSNTKTALAHSISYEMTLRHGLPHGIACSFTLPLVLGLAWGRDADRDHTLQRVFGSDRAGAQQRLREFLHRLGVKTEFGDYGVTAAEAEAMIDFAMQGARGRNFIGSQAA, encoded by the coding sequence ATGCCTGCCCGATTCCACAATCCGGTCGCCACCGTTTTCGGCGGCGGCAGCCTGGACCGCATCGCCGACCTCTGCGAAGGCAAGGTCGCCCTGGTGACCTTCCCCGAAGCCGCGCAGCTGGGGCTGATCGAACGCGTCCGTGGCCTGCTCGGCGAGCGCCTCGCCTACGTCATCGACGACGTGCAGCCCAACCCCGACGTGGCCTGGCTGCGCGACGTACACGAACGTTTCTGGCGCGAAGCGGCGAACTGCACCACCGTCTTCGCCCTCGGCGGCGGCAGCGCCATCGACACCGCCAAGGCGCTGATCGTCGGCACCGCTTCCGGCCGCTTTGACGAACTGCTCGACCTGCTGGCCGCCGGCAAGCCCTTCGTACCGGCGCGGCACAAGACGCTGATCGCCGCCCCGACCACCGCCGGCACCGGCAGCGAAGTGACACCCTGGGCGACCATCTGGGACGCGCAGCAGCAGAAGAAATACTCCCTGCACCTGGACTGCACCTGGCCGAAGGTGGCGCTGATCGATCCGGACCTGATGCTCAGCGTGCCCGCCGGGGTGACCGTATCCACCGGGCTGGACGCGCTGTCCCATGCGCTGGAGTCGATCTGGAACAACAACGCCAACCCGATCTCCGACACCTTCGCCGTCTCCGCCATCGAGGACATCCTCGACTGCCTGCCGCGCCTGCAGCAGGACCTGGGCAGCCGCGAACTGCGCTCGCGCATGGCGCTGGCCGCACTGAAGGCCGGCATGGCCTTCTCCAACACCAAGACGGCGCTGGCCCACTCCATCTCCTACGAAATGACCCTGCGCCACGGCCTGCCCCATGGCATCGCCTGCTCCTTCACCCTGCCGCTGGTGCTCGGCCTGGCCTGGGGCCGCGACGCCGACCGCGACCACACCCTGCAGCGGGTGTTCGGCAGCGACCGCGCCGGCGCGCAGCAGCGCCTGCGTGAATTCCTTCATCGCCTCGGGGTCAAGACCGAATTCGGCGATTACGGCGTGACTGCCGCCGAAGCCGAAGCGATGATCGACTTCGCCATGCAGGGCGCGCGCGGACGCAACTTCATCGGCTCGCAAGCCGCCTGA
- a CDS encoding MFS transporter has protein sequence MNRAQTLSGPVSAVTPFRVAQWRMLLAAMFCYLFFYTGRQTFGFAIPGIQAEFGLSKETLGWASSAMLWMYAIGQAINGNLADKFGGRRIMSLGAALSCAANWVTSFAGGFVSLVLPWGINGYFQALGWAPGSRLLSNWWSAAERGKVYGFYVFAAGCASVLSYVTSVVVIDVLHLEWRWIFRLPVLLMLAGGIVFYLVARERPQDMGFEPLTDTGVANAEDRASEAAHGEEESSTQRYLAVLKNPRLLVAALSLGFQNAARYGLIVWVPVHFLGANWQKGQSFIDPKWITIALPVGMAVGALSNGWVSDRLFGSKRYRAIMLYMVLGALTSLWMWSLPAHSGVGLLALFLCGFFVYGPASSFWALCPDLVGARRAGTATGIMNFSSYLFAGLAEPLIGRMLDTTGNTSLIFIVVTTACVCSAVVALFVRR, from the coding sequence ATGAACCGTGCACAAACCCTGTCTGGTCCCGTCTCCGCCGTAACACCGTTCCGCGTCGCCCAGTGGCGCATGCTGCTGGCCGCGATGTTCTGCTACCTGTTCTTCTACACCGGCCGCCAGACCTTCGGCTTCGCCATTCCCGGTATCCAGGCCGAATTCGGCCTGAGCAAGGAAACCCTCGGCTGGGCCTCCAGCGCCATGCTCTGGATGTACGCCATCGGCCAGGCCATCAACGGCAACCTCGCCGACAAGTTCGGCGGACGGCGCATCATGAGCCTGGGCGCGGCGCTGTCCTGTGCAGCGAACTGGGTCACCAGCTTCGCCGGCGGCTTCGTCAGTCTGGTTCTGCCGTGGGGCATCAATGGCTACTTCCAGGCCCTGGGCTGGGCGCCGGGCAGTCGCCTGCTGTCGAACTGGTGGAGCGCCGCCGAGCGCGGCAAGGTCTATGGCTTCTATGTGTTCGCCGCCGGCTGCGCCTCGGTGCTGTCCTACGTCACCTCCGTAGTGGTGATCGACGTGCTGCACCTGGAATGGCGTTGGATCTTCCGCCTGCCGGTGCTGCTGATGCTCGCTGGCGGCATCGTGTTCTACCTGGTAGCCCGCGAGCGCCCGCAGGACATGGGCTTCGAACCGCTGACAGACACCGGCGTGGCAAACGCCGAAGACCGCGCCAGCGAAGCTGCTCACGGTGAAGAAGAATCCTCGACGCAGCGCTACCTCGCCGTGCTGAAGAACCCGCGCCTGCTGGTGGCGGCGCTGTCCCTGGGCTTCCAGAACGCCGCGCGCTACGGGCTTATCGTCTGGGTGCCGGTGCACTTCCTCGGCGCCAACTGGCAGAAAGGCCAGAGCTTCATCGACCCGAAGTGGATCACCATCGCCCTGCCCGTCGGCATGGCCGTCGGCGCGCTGAGCAACGGCTGGGTGTCCGACCGCCTGTTCGGCAGCAAGCGCTACCGCGCGATCATGCTCTACATGGTGCTGGGCGCCCTCACCAGCCTGTGGATGTGGAGCCTGCCGGCGCACAGCGGCGTCGGCCTGCTCGCGCTGTTCCTCTGCGGCTTCTTCGTCTACGGCCCGGCCTCGAGCTTCTGGGCGCTCTGCCCGGACCTGGTCGGTGCACGCCGCGCCGGCACCGCCACCGGGATCATGAACTTCTCCTCGTACCTCTTTGCGGGTCTGGCCGAACCCCTGATCGGTCGCATGCTGGATACAACGGGCAATACTTCACTGATCTTCATCGTGGTCACCACGGCCTGTGTATGCAGCGCGGTGGTTGCCCTGTTCGTCCGGCGCTGA
- a CDS encoding LysR substrate-binding domain-containing protein encodes MYQYHKWLRSFHAVARTGSFTQAAALLSVGQPTISEQVSGLEKRFSVELFHRRGRFIELSPAGEQLYAITQGLFGQEDEALQLLQSFQQRKQGMLRLGAVSPPIAMSLTYSLMQRYPDIELETSFTSEAGTLERLYNFDIDVAILALSEFDQRLSTQLYRTCPILAVVRDDHPWAQQDSVSVQEIAKERVVLREPASRTRQLVEEGCRRHGVELDCAMQLNSREAIVHAVVHGIGVGFVSAVEYADRPGTRSIAFAEDPFHISYYLCCLGIRRNRPIIAELFDSTA; translated from the coding sequence ATGTACCAGTACCACAAGTGGTTGCGCTCCTTTCATGCCGTGGCCCGCACCGGCAGCTTCACCCAGGCGGCGGCGTTGCTGAGCGTCGGCCAGCCGACCATCAGCGAGCAGGTCAGCGGCCTGGAGAAGCGCTTTTCGGTGGAGCTGTTTCACCGGCGGGGACGCTTCATCGAGCTGAGCCCGGCTGGGGAGCAGCTCTACGCGATCACCCAGGGCCTGTTCGGCCAGGAGGACGAAGCCTTGCAACTGCTGCAGAGCTTCCAGCAGCGCAAGCAGGGCATGCTGCGCCTGGGGGCGGTGTCGCCGCCGATCGCCATGAGCCTGACCTACTCGCTGATGCAGCGTTACCCGGACATCGAGCTGGAAACTTCCTTCACCAGCGAGGCCGGCACCCTGGAGCGGCTGTACAACTTCGACATCGACGTGGCGATCCTCGCCCTCTCGGAATTCGACCAGCGTCTGAGCACGCAGCTCTACCGCACCTGCCCGATCCTCGCGGTGGTGCGCGACGACCATCCGTGGGCGCAGCAGGACTCGGTCAGCGTGCAGGAGATCGCGAAGGAGCGCGTGGTCCTGCGCGAACCGGCCTCGCGCACCCGACAACTGGTGGAGGAAGGCTGCCGGCGGCACGGCGTGGAACTGGACTGCGCGATGCAGCTGAACAGCCGCGAAGCCATCGTCCATGCAGTGGTGCACGGCATCGGCGTGGGCTTCGTGTCGGCGGTGGAATACGCCGACCGGCCCGGCACACGCTCCATCGCCTTCGCCGAGGACCCGTTCCACATCAGCTACTACCTGTGCTGCCTGGGCATTCGCCGCAACCGGCCGATCATCGCCGAGCTGTTCGACTCCACGGCCTGA